In Clostridium sp. DL-VIII, the following proteins share a genomic window:
- the splB gene encoding spore photoproduct lyase, translating into MFIPKRIIFEKDSLNYETAQNILNKFKDRNDIEIINLTSNKLKQHIPGEDFYSQYREGKKTLVVGIKKSLKFQSCKPSAHYQLPLVSGCIGQCEYCYLNTKLGDKPFVKVHVNIEEILAQAQRYMSERGKDITIFEGAATSDPIPVEPYTHSLERAIEFFGSNDNARFRFVTKYDDVDSLLNLKHNGHTEMRFTINTSYVIDQYEHATASRDLRIEASIKAAKAGYPIGFLIAPIFIYPNWKEEYHDLLLKLSKRLPKDLNFPVTFEIISHRYTTTAKNIILKVFPETKLPMKDEERKFKYGQFGYGKYVYQKENLDEMKEFFISEIDRLFINKEIKYVI; encoded by the coding sequence ATGTTTATACCTAAAAGAATTATATTTGAAAAGGATTCATTGAATTATGAAACAGCTCAGAATATTTTAAATAAGTTTAAAGATAGAAATGATATTGAAATTATTAATTTGACTTCTAATAAATTGAAGCAGCACATTCCAGGAGAGGATTTTTATTCTCAATATAGGGAAGGGAAAAAGACATTAGTGGTTGGAATAAAAAAAAGCTTAAAATTTCAATCCTGCAAGCCATCAGCTCATTATCAGTTACCATTAGTATCTGGATGCATTGGACAATGTGAATATTGTTATTTGAATACAAAGCTTGGTGATAAGCCCTTTGTAAAAGTTCATGTTAATATTGAGGAGATCCTTGCTCAGGCTCAAAGGTATATGAGTGAAAGAGGTAAAGATATAACCATATTTGAAGGAGCTGCTACATCAGATCCTATTCCTGTGGAGCCATATACTCATTCCTTAGAAAGAGCTATAGAGTTTTTTGGAAGCAATGACAATGCTAGGTTTAGATTTGTTACTAAATATGATGATGTGGATTCTTTACTTAACTTAAAACATAATGGTCATACAGAAATGAGATTTACTATTAATACTTCATATGTTATAGATCAATATGAGCATGCAACGGCTTCACGTGATTTAAGGATAGAAGCAAGCATTAAAGCAGCCAAGGCTGGATATCCTATAGGCTTCTTAATTGCACCTATATTTATATATCCAAATTGGAAGGAAGAATATCATGATTTATTACTAAAATTAAGTAAGAGACTTCCAAAGGATTTGAATTTTCCTGTTACCTTTGAAATAATATCTCATAGATACACGACTACAGCTAAAAATATAATCCTTAAGGTGTTTCCAGAAACTAAGTTACCAATGAAGGATGAGGAGCGCAAGTTTAAATATGGGCAGTTTGGATATGGAAAGTATGTATATCAAAAAGAGAATTTAGACGAGATGAAAGAATTTTTTATAAGTGAGATAGACAGACTATTTATAAATAAGGAAATTAAATATGTTATTTAA
- the cysK gene encoding cysteine synthase A, with protein MSKIYKNLAELVGRTPLLEVANYSAGKDLKATILTKLEYFNPAGSVKDRIAKAMIEDAEKKGVLKPGSVIIEPTSGNTGIGVASVGTAKGYKVIIVMPETMSVERRSLIKAYGAEIVLTEGAKGMKGAIAKADELASETPNSFIPGQFVNPANPEIHKNTTGPEIWEDTDGKVDIFVAGVGTGGTVTGVGEYLKSQNPNVKIVAVEPADSPVLSEGKSGPHKIQGIGAGFVPDVLNTKIYDEIITVKNEDAFTGSRELSKKEGLLVGISSGAAIFAATELAKRPENAGKTIVALLPDTGERYLSTALFEEK; from the coding sequence ATGTCAAAGATATATAAGAATTTAGCTGAATTAGTAGGAAGAACACCATTATTAGAAGTAGCAAACTATAGTGCAGGAAAAGATTTGAAAGCAACTATATTAACTAAATTAGAATATTTTAATCCAGCAGGAAGCGTTAAAGATAGAATTGCAAAGGCTATGATTGAAGACGCTGAAAAGAAAGGCGTACTAAAGCCAGGATCAGTAATAATTGAACCAACTAGTGGTAACACAGGAATCGGAGTTGCATCTGTAGGTACTGCAAAAGGTTATAAAGTTATAATTGTTATGCCGGAAACAATGAGTGTAGAAAGACGTAGTCTTATAAAAGCTTATGGTGCAGAAATAGTTTTAACAGAAGGAGCTAAAGGAATGAAAGGAGCAATTGCTAAAGCTGATGAATTAGCAAGTGAAACTCCAAATTCATTTATACCAGGACAATTCGTAAATCCAGCTAATCCTGAAATACACAAAAATACAACAGGACCTGAAATTTGGGAAGATACAGATGGAAAAGTTGATATATTTGTTGCAGGTGTAGGAACAGGTGGAACTGTAACAGGTGTTGGAGAATATTTAAAATCTCAAAATCCGAACGTTAAGATTGTAGCAGTAGAGCCAGCAGATTCACCAGTATTATCTGAAGGTAAATCAGGCCCACACAAAATACAAGGCATTGGTGCAGGATTTGTTCCAGATGTTTTAAACACTAAAATATATGATGAAATAATAACAGTAAAAAATGAAGATGCATTTACAGGATCTAGAGAGTTATCTAAAAAAGAAGGATTACTTGTTGGAATTTCTTCAGGAGCTGCTATATTTGCCGCAACTGAACTTGCAAAACGTCCAGAAAACGCTGGAAAGACAATAGTAGCATTATTACCTGATACAGGAGAACGTTACTTATCAACTGCTTTATTTGAAGAAAAATAA